In the Colias croceus chromosome 1, ilColCroc2.1 genome, atgacatattatatatttcacacggatacatattacataactACTGGTAGAATTAGAAAAAAAGAAACGTTTTATAGGTTCCGtagaaaaataagtatatatataaatattattttttataagaagttaggtaatattattaaatttaagataaaattaaagattttcaATAGTTAAAATAGTTCTGATTGTGAATAAAAGTTGAGGACTTAGTGAAATTTACCTCCATGCGCATTACAGCCAAATTTCAACCAAAGTTTTGCTAGCTAGCAATGCTTGcggttataatttaataaatgcccctatttcaataattgttatttaacaaTATCTATCCATGAAAAAGTCACATGTCTCATACAAAGAAGTAAGAAACGTACAGCGTTCAATTCAATTacaaatatcaaaattgtAATCGATCGGGTAAAATAATGTATCGCGTCTAAAATAAGTAGTTACTTTAATTTCcacatattttatgataattctTAATCCCTGGTCTTTTCTGACAATAGATAATTTCAAAGCCAAAGACGTCTAAGTAGACGTGAAGACTGAAAACACATGGAATGATAAGACAAGGACAATTATCTATAATTCGAAGATagtcttaattataaatatcgtTTTCTCTTTTTACAGTGAcatcttttaaaaaatgaagTTTCTAGTGATATTGTCCGCTTTAGTTGCACGTGAGTAAACATTTTTACTTCAAATAGATATTTTCCTTTATCTTTCTTTAGCTTTTTCATTTAGAAGATTGCAAGGGCTCTACAAAAATTTTAAGGCTTTTTACTGCTTCAAAGTAACATTTAAATAGGaacacttaaaataatagaCACAATTAGCAGGCACACTATCTCGTCACACCTACCAGTATTTTAAATCGTTGATTTTTGAACTACCAGATATTTTATGTTTCCCATCACTAGTCTGTCGAAAAGATCAAGTTAACTCTTACAgggtacatacaatttattaataaaaagtttttttttaaataattcaagtgTGTGCTGGTCACGCCATCCCCACCATACCAGGGGACAACAGTCACTATGTAGAGGGGGAGAGCCGCTACGTGTGGATACCCGACGGTGAGGGAGTACCCCGCCTTGTTGATCTTGAAGAACCAGCGGTTGGGAGTCCTTTGGATGCAAGAAATGGGGCTAACAACGAGTACTGGCTTTTTACCaggtaattattttctattaaatgAAAGAGGCCTAGAAGTCCTAGAACACTTAAGTTCGTGCAAAagtcaattaattttacaatttacctAAGAAAATCAAGGTTGATCACAATGAATATTACTTGAAAAAATTTgtgaatgtattttctttttatttcagacGTAATCCAAACAATCACCAACTTCTAAGAATCAATGACAATAACTCCGTAAGAAACTCTAACTACGACAGGAACCGCCCTCTTATGGTGATTGTTCACGGATGGAAAGCCGATGGAAACACTGCTCTCAATCCTCTTATCCGAGATGCCTTGCTGCACGTTGGTGACAATAACGTTATTGTAATGGACTGGCGCAGAGCAGCTAGCAGTGCTTACACCACTTCTGTTAGAGATGTGCCAAGCGTGGGCCAACATCTTGGAAATTTTGTGCAGTGGTTAATCAACAATCACGGTGGCAATTGGAACAACGTACACTTAATTGGCTTCAGTTTGGGTGCTCACATTATTGGCAATGCAGGACGTACCGTTCGTAGACGGATTGGGCGCATTACAGGTAAaattttctatacatataataaatctgtagaagggtcaattctgtacattgaaaatattgaaaaaataattaccagggggtgttactggatcgataccaaacccaaatatgtgattaaaaaaatttttgtctgtctgtctgtctgtctgtctgtctgtctgtatgtgaaggcatcacgtgaaaactagcggttcgatttcgatgaaacttggtaaaatttatagatcatcttataaatatctattgggtccaatagatatttataagatgttattgtcagaggtctcaaaatggagaaataaaccatccacgcgaagaccgacatccgcgcggacggagtcgcgggcggaagctagtctgtAATAAATGTTGTTGTTGGTCTGATCGACTACATGATATAAGAATTATGGGTAGTACTTTTGATAATcgaaattatttcttttttttctgaTTACTTTTTCCTTAAATGAaccaaatattatgtattatggtTATATTACTTCAAAAAAgtaccatataatattttaaatgtatatttgtgGATAACTTCATTGTTTCTGAACCaattactaattaaataaataatgtaaccTAATATgaccaaaataataaaaataacgttcttaatttttaaatgtcagGTCTGGATCCAGCTGGTCCTCAATGGAGCGATAACCCCAATGTCTTGAATCGCAATGATGGTGTATATGTCGAAAACATCCACACCGATGGTGGTCTCTTGGGCATCTTCAACCCGATCGGTGACGCTGACTTCTACCCCAATGGTGGTACCAACCGCCAACCTGGCTGCTCTCTCAGCGGCTGCTCCCACGGCCGTGCCTTTGAATTTTTTGCTTCTAGCATTATATACAACGGATTCAATGGAAGACGATGCGCCAATCTTGACGAGGCACGTAACAATAATTGTACCGGCAGCAACTTGCGTATGGGCAACACTGACTTCAGCAAGCGAGGGTAAGTTCAACTTCATATATTACCATATTTCTTTATtgctaataatttacaaattttcatagaaaatatatcatataaaaattcggttctttttgatatttcagaACTGGACTATATGGCCTTTCGACTGGTTCTTCATGGCCTTTCTGAAAAAATCATTTACCTATACTGGAATTTGGAAACACGATGGCAGAGTAATGTCTGGCAGAGTAACCTAATACTTAAAAAGTCTAAATAGATCAACAATgaccatgatttttatatttataaataaattattgcctAAAATTTGcgttatgttttaatttttgacaCATTATGAAAAATACCTTTGTTGTTAtaatgattaataaaaaaaatatataatcttcTCTggttcaaattaattaatgttatcatcaaattattatcagtTTGTTTTTGAGTTTGCCTTTAAGCAACGTCGTTTTAAGAGAGggaaaaaagatttaattttgaaaattagataacataaaagataatttattaatagaagATGGGAAGGGTAGCGATAACTTTCCTAAAGATAAAACGAATATTGTGCAATATATAAAGCAATGTAACTCAGTGTTGGTCGCTCAGATTCggccatttaaaaataaagtgatGAAGTCTGCAATTTTATTACTTGCTACCATTACTTGTAAGTAAAGATTCatttaattcatataatttataaagagtttattgaatatttgttaGTGCTTTTAGAATTATGCGAAATCGATAGATACTAGCATGTAGATTATAAATGCACTTACAGGTGTtgacgttaaaaataaaatatatttttgccGCCTCCTTGTTAGAGTTGTTAACGATTTAGCGTAGAACTAAGTGGTCCTGGCTTCGATTCCAGGGGGtgacatacaaaaaatatgccACGGTCTAGCAGGGAACAGAGGTGGATCACCTACTTATCTGTACAGAAAATCGATAAGTGAAACAGATGTTTATTGCATCTGCCCCATACCCACAGGGTGACACGGGACTTCTAACTGTTATctattattagtaattagaGATAATATTCCTATTGATTAAtagagttaattttatttaaaatatattaaggaGTTGCCACGTTCGTTGGCTCAAAGAAGGGAATGAATTATGTTGcaataaactttataatagaattgaagtttaattaaaataattgtaaacataataattcttttGTAACAAGAAAACTATATCGATTTCATATTGTCAAAATACAACCATATTAAAATGGAACCACATCTGAGATTTGAATAACAACAAGAATAATCAAAATCAGTAAGCCCAGTCGAAAGCTCTGAACCACTGAGGTAACAAACCAAAAAGAATACGATCGAATGGAAAaactcctccttttttgaaatcaattgaaaaattatcGACATTCCCGCCACCTCAgagaaaaaatatacacaaaactaatactaattattacatttttaatataaagtcTAACATCCTCAAGTTAACAATAGTGgagaaaataagaaaaacattTGTTGTGAAACTGAGAAACCTTTAAATTATTCGATATCCCAAAAATGTCCTCTCTGCACATTAAACATATCATTTGagataagatataatattatgtattaaacgtataatataattattttagtatttataataatcagtccttgatataaacaaaacgCTACTGAAAATTAGTTCAGTCGTCAAGAAAGGCTATAATTCTGCATAGCTATTCAAATACATATTGTATTCTTGATTTGACATGTcattaattttccgtttgcaAGTTAAAAGATTAATTATTGGGCTAATTATGTAAATCAGCCACTACTGACAATAAAAACTGTTAACGTTGCTGATGGTGACAATACTAGAGAATGCTTAATAATTGTTCTATTTGCAGTGTGTACGTGTAGCGTTATCCCCACTATCCCCGGGGACAATAGCCAATATGTGGAAGGAGAAAGCCGCTACATCTGGATGCCTGATGGTGAAGGTATTCCTCGCCTCGTAGACCTTCAAGCTGAGGAGGAACCTGACATGAGCAGAAATGCTGGAGCTCGGAATGAATACTGGCTGTTTACgaggtaaaaaaaatatttatttaaacgtaTATTAATCACATTCTAAGTTCTCAATTTCACTGTGCAAGTAAAGCACGTCTTGGCTTGAGTTGGCCCAGATTACAGACAACTTGGACCATTTCTCCACAGAAAATCAGCGTCAAATAGTAGCATGTGACTGCTACTGTATTTCGTACGGCGAATCATCAATCATTCCCTATTTCAAGAAGCAACATATTTGCAGACTTTTAAATATCAAACTATTTTTCTAGGAACAACCGCAACAACCGTCAAGTTCTGATTCACAATAACGCTAATTCTGTGCGTAACTCTAATTACCGTAGTAACAGACAAACGAAAGTTGTCGTTCACGGATGGAACAGCAATGGAAATTCAGAAATAAATCCTTTGATTACTTCGGCATATCTTGATGTAGCCGATGTTAATGTTATCGTCGTTGACTGGAGAAATGCTGCTAGTGGCGCTTACACCACCTCTGTGCGTGATGTCCCAAGCGTTGGCCAGCATCTTGGACAATTCTTACAATTTGTTATTAACACAGTCGGAGGAAATTGGAACAACTTCCATCTAATTGGCTTCAGTTTGGGAGCACATATTGTTGGGAATGCTGGACGTACCGTTGGAGGCCGTCCTGTTCGAGTCACAggtaaattattgaaaaattatgtaactGGAATTTTACTtcaaatgttattaatatacaaattgTAGGTCTCGATCCTGCTGGCCCTCAATGGGGCGGTAACTCGCGCGCTCTGAACAGTCGTGACGGCGTATATGTTGAAGCTATCCACACCGACGGTGGACTGCTGGGAATCTTCGACCCAATCGCTGATGCGGATTTCTATCCTAACGGTGGAAGAAACGCACAGCCTGGATGTGCTGTCAGTACTTGCTCTCACAGCCGCGCCTATGAACTTTTTGCCGCTAGTGTTAGATACAACAACTTCAATGGCAGACGGTGCGCTAACCTAAATGAAGCAAGGAACAACAGATGCACCGGTGCTAATCTTCGCATGGGAAATCGTGATCTAAACAAGCGCGGGTTGGTTTATTCTTTAATTGGACATTATGAACTGCCATTTCTCCAgcaatattttcaatcaatTATGCAATATTTAGCTAAActtattgttaatattataaatacgaaagtaactctgtcctgtctgtctgttactcaatcacgccttaactactgaaccaatttgcataaaatttggtgtagagatattttgatacccgagaaaggacacaggatagattttatcccggaaatcccacgggaacaggaactatgcgggtttttctttgactgcgcgggcgatgccgcgggtggaaagctagtaagaaatatttatcacaGGAGAACcttataagataaattaatattacttactagcttccgcccgcgactccgtccgcgcggatgtcggtcttcgcgtggataaTAGAAGagaataggtatattatttctccattttgagtaggtacctctgacaataaaatcttataaatatctattggacccaattcccaaatacggctaggcctataataatacgcaacgtgtgttcgcggttctacggaacaacgtctatggataaaactgaaaaattaagattattttttttcctcgtatttttccaggataaaaagtatcctattttacgcccaggataataaggtataattataccaagtttcatcgaaatcgaaccgctagttttcacgtgatgccttcacatacagacagacagacagacagacaaaaatttttttaatcacatatttgggtttggtatcgatccagtaacaccccctgctatttattttttcaatattttcaatgtacagaattgacccttctacagatttattatatgtatagataaaatagGTCACTCCATAgaagttgtaaaaatattaaaactttgttaacaattaattatttatgtacttgAATAGTAGGTATCGCttgaatttttcaataattaagtGATTTAACTTAGTCATTCCATTCagaataggtatattatgaaatCCGTACCTACTTTGTATTATAGACAgaatgttttttgtttattgatttttttccaaTAGCTACCTAGCctccatattttattaaagtaacttgttaaatttgtgtttttggaaaatatatttattaattttgtgtcTATTTCAGAACTGGACTGTATGCTTTAACAACTGGACGTTCTTGGCCGTTCTAAGGAAACTTATTGCTATTCAACTGGACCGGTAATGTCGTCTCAAAAGTGTTATGTTGAAAAAAcatcaatgtttatttataagttaaataaattgtcGACGATATGTGTGACTTCTTCatttatctttaatttctgtatatattgatgatattattataaaataactagttaaccgcccgcggcttcgcccgctttgtgtaaaacctattaaattatacacttaaacctttctcttgaattactctatctattaaaaaaccgcgtcaaaatc is a window encoding:
- the LOC123691908 gene encoding pancreatic lipase-related protein 2-like, encoding MKFLVILSALVALCAGHAIPTIPGDNSHYVEGESRYVWIPDGEGVPRLVDLEEPAVGSPLDARNGANNEYWLFTRRNPNNHQLLRINDNNSVRNSNYDRNRPLMVIVHGWKADGNTALNPLIRDALLHVGDNNVIVMDWRRAASSAYTTSVRDVPSVGQHLGNFVQWLINNHGGNWNNVHLIGFSLGAHIIGNAGRTVRRRIGRITGLDPAGPQWSDNPNVLNRNDGVYVENIHTDGGLLGIFNPIGDADFYPNGGTNRQPGCSLSGCSHGRAFEFFASSIIYNGFNGRRCANLDEARNNNCTGSNLRMGNTDFSKRGTGLYGLSTGSSWPF
- the LOC123692286 gene encoding pancreatic triacylglycerol lipase-like; its protein translation is MPDGEGIPRLVDLQAEEEPDMSRNAGARNEYWLFTRNNRNNRQVLIHNNANSVRNSNYRSNRQTKVVVHGWNSNGNSEINPLITSAYLDVADVNVIVVDWRNAASGAYTTSVRDVPSVGQHLGQFLQFVINTVGGNWNNFHLIGFSLGAHIVGNAGRTVGGRPVRVTGLDPAGPQWGGNSRALNSRDGVYVEAIHTDGGLLGIFDPIADADFYPNGGRNAQPGCAVSTCSHSRAYELFAASVRYNNFNGRRCANLNEARNNRCTGANLRMGNRDLNKRGTGLYALTTGRSWPF